A region of Acidobacteriota bacterium DNA encodes the following proteins:
- the larC gene encoding nickel pincer cofactor biosynthesis protein LarC, with protein sequence MKRTLYLDCFAGISGDMLLGALLDCGLDFELLKHELAKLGVSGYELSLTRVDRSGIAAAKFDVQLLETHAEAESVPHTHTHSHPHEHTHAHAHGEGEHSHHRALSDIKRLIAASGLSETVKARATQIFQRLGAAESKIHNIPLEAVHFHEVGALDSIVDIVGVCVGLEALQIERIIASPLHVGSGTFKCAHGTYPVPGPAATELLQGVPIYAKDIQGELVTPTGAALVAELAASFGALPLLKIERTGYGAGTREYPKFPNVLRAIIGELLSDAPHLDDTPNTITVIEANLDDLSPQVLGHVMEKALAAGALDLFYTPVQMKKNRPGVLLTLLCQPADRARMCELLFRETTTLGLRYRTEQREILQREFVTVATPYGSIRIKLAKNAAGRVVNAAPEYEDCRAAAEAQLVALREVQTAALRAYAESL encoded by the coding sequence TGCGGGCTGGACTTTGAACTGCTGAAACACGAATTGGCGAAGCTCGGCGTGTCCGGTTACGAATTGAGCCTGACGCGCGTAGATCGCAGCGGCATCGCCGCCGCCAAATTCGACGTGCAGTTGCTGGAAACGCATGCTGAAGCCGAGAGCGTCCCGCACACCCACACGCATTCGCATCCGCATGAACATACGCACGCCCACGCGCACGGCGAGGGCGAACATTCGCACCACCGCGCGCTATCGGACATCAAACGCCTGATCGCGGCGTCCGGCTTGAGCGAAACCGTCAAGGCCCGCGCGACGCAAATCTTTCAGCGTTTAGGCGCAGCCGAGTCCAAAATTCATAACATCCCGCTCGAAGCCGTCCACTTTCACGAAGTCGGCGCGCTTGATTCCATCGTGGATATCGTCGGCGTGTGCGTTGGCTTGGAGGCGCTGCAAATCGAGCGCATCATCGCCTCGCCGTTGCACGTCGGTTCCGGCACCTTCAAATGCGCGCACGGCACCTATCCCGTGCCCGGCCCGGCGGCAACCGAATTGCTGCAAGGCGTGCCGATTTATGCCAAAGACATTCAGGGCGAACTCGTCACGCCGACCGGCGCGGCGCTGGTGGCTGAGTTGGCCGCAAGCTTCGGCGCGCTGCCGTTGTTGAAGATCGAACGCACGGGTTACGGCGCAGGCACGCGCGAATATCCGAAATTCCCCAACGTGCTGCGCGCGATCATCGGTGAACTCTTGAGCGATGCACCCCACCTTGATGACACGCCCAACACCATCACCGTCATCGAGGCCAACCTCGACGATCTCAGTCCGCAAGTGCTCGGACACGTCATGGAAAAGGCGCTGGCAGCGGGCGCGCTCGATTTGTTTTACACGCCCGTGCAGATGAAAAAGAACCGGCCCGGCGTGCTGTTGACGCTGCTCTGTCAGCCGGCTGATCGCGCGCGCATGTGCGAATTGCTCTTCCGCGAAACGACGACGCTGGGCCTGCGTTACCGCACGGAGCAGCGCGAGATTTTGCAGCGCGAATTCGTGACCGTGGCGACGCCCTACGGTTCGATCCGCATCAAGCTGGCCAAAAACGCTGCGGGCCGTGTGGTGAATGCCGCGCCTGAATACGAAGATTGTCGGGCGGCGGCGGAAGCGCAGTTGGTTGCCTTGCGCGAGGTGCAAACGGCGGCGTTGCGGGCTTACGCCGAGTCGCTGTGA